One window from the genome of Ailuropoda melanoleuca isolate Jingjing chromosome 5, ASM200744v2, whole genome shotgun sequence encodes:
- the LACTB gene encoding serine beta-lactamase-like protein LACTB, mitochondrial isoform X2 has protein sequence MYRLLSAVTARTATPGGWAWGRGRRGAHQRAGLPPLGPGWVGGLGLGLGLALGVKLAGGLRGAAPAQPPAAPDPEASPQAEPPLPQEQPLAPWSAQTPMPPLSRRFARAIDSSRDLLHRIKDEVGAPGIVVGVSVDGKEVWSEGLGYADVENRVPCKPETVMRIASISKSLTMVALAKLWEAGKLDLDIPVQHYVPEFPEKEYEGEKVSVTTRLLISHLSGIRHYEKDMKKVKEEKAYKALKMMKGTMESDQEKEFKEKGGKSNEKSDFVKTKIEQDTDAKGRNLKPGKKKNDFEQGELYLKEKFENSIESLRLFKNDPLFFKPVSFCIQLLAIPYWQP, from the exons ATGTACCGGCTCCTGTCAGCCGTGACGGCCCGGACTGCGACCCCcgggggctgggcctggggccgCGGACGGCGCGGGGCTCACCAGCGCGCCGGGCTGCCGCCGCTCGGCCCCGGCTGGGTCGGGGGTctcgggctggggctggggctggcactCGGGGTGAAGCTGGCGGGTGGGCTGAGGGGCGCGGCCCCCGcgcagcccccagcagcccccgaCCCCGAGGCGTCGCCCCAGGCCGAACCGCCGCTGCCGCAGGAGCAGCCCCTCGCTCCGTGGTCTGCCCAGACCCCGATGCCGCCCCTCTCCCGGCGCTTCGCCAGAGCCATCGACAGCAGCCGCGACCTGCTGCACCGGATCAAG GATGAGGTGGGCGCCCCCGGCATCGTGGTCGGAGTCTCTGTAGATGGAAAAGAAGTCTGGTCAGAAG gcTTAGGTTATGCTGATGTTGAGAACCGTGTACCATGCAAGCCAGAGACCGTTATGAGAATTGCCAGTATCAGCAAAAGCCTTACCATGGTTGCTCTTGCCAAACTGTGGGAAGCCGGGAAACTGGATCTTGATATTCCAGTACAACATTATGTTCCTGAATTCccagaaaaagaatatgaaggTGAAAAG GTTTCTGTCACAACAAGATTACTGATTTCCCATTTAAGTGGAATTCGTCATTATGAAAAGGACATGAAAAAggtgaaagaagagaaagcttACAAAGCCTTGAAGATGATGAAAGGGACCATGGAATCTGACCAAGAAAAAGAGTTCAAAGAAAAAGGAGGCAAAAGTAATGAAAAGAGTGACTTTGTTAAAACTAAGATAGAGCAAGATACTGATGCCAAAGGCCGGAACTTAAAACCtggcaagaaaaagaatgattttgaaCAAGGCGAgttgtatttgaaagaaaaatttgagaaTTCAATTGAATCactaagattatttaaaaatgaccCTTTGTTCTTTAAACCTG TCAGTTTTTGTATTCAACTTTTGGCTATACCCTACTGGCAGCCATAG